From the Sanguibacter sp. HDW7 genome, the window CGGGCTGCCCGGCGGGCGGGTCGCCGCGGAGGGCGAGAAACGAGCGGACGCCGGCGTCGAGGAACTCGCGGACGACCTCGGTGACATGGTCGCGGGTCGCAGCGACGCACGTGAGGTGTGCGATCGGCAGGACGGGCGTGTCACGGGCGATCGTCTGGACGACCTGCCGTGTGGTCGCGCGGTCGGTGCCGGCGGCGCCGTACGTGACGGAGACGAAGTCGGGGCGCGCGGCGAGGAGGGCGCGGGCGGTCGCCCAGAACTTCGGTGCCGCGTCCGGGTTGCGCGGGGGCATGAGCTCGAACGAGACGGTCGGGCGCGCGGGGGCGCCGCCGGTGCCGGTGATGCTCATGGGTAGCCTCCGCAGGGTCGGTCCATCGGACCTGGCGTGAGCACCCGTTCCCTCAGGAGGCTTCCTCTTGGGCGGGTTGCTGCGGCGTCGACGAGCCAGGACTCTCGGCCGCTCTGGATGGTGGTGCGAGCCTAGGGGCGGCGCGCACCCCCACCCAAGCCGTCCCGGATCGTGAGACTGCGGTCCGGCAAGCGGTCAGCGGCGACGACGGTTGCGCGGGTCCGTCGGCGGGAACTCGCCGTCGTCGGAGCCGTCGTCCGCCTGGAACAGCAGCTCGGAGAGCTGCTTCTTCACCTCGGCGACGCGCGGCACGTCGTAGAGCAGCACGCCCGCCTTCTCCGTCGCGTCGGACACGACGATCGTCCCGCAGCCGAGCATCTGGTCGAGCAGGTCGCGCTCGTACGTGAAGTCGTTGATGCGGAACAGCGGGATGTCGCGACCCGTCTTCGTGATGATCCCCGTGCGCGTGATGAGGCGACGCGTCGTGAACGTGTACGACGTCGTCCGCCACTGCAGGTACGGCACGACCGTCCACACGACGATGACGACGAGCGCGACGACCCCGATCGCGGCCATGAGCCACGTCTTGGCATCGTTGTCCGGCAGCAGCAGGAGCGCCGCGACGACGCCCCCCGCCGCGAGCAGCAGGACGAGGAAGGGCACGAAGACCTTCTTGACGTGGGGGCGGGTCTGCAGGATGACGCGCTCGTCGTCACCCAGGCTGCGATCGATCGACATGGGGCGATCCTTGCAGATCGTCGGGTGGCGCGGCACCCTGGGGCGCCCCGCGTCCGGGGACATCCTGGGCTCAGCGACCGCGGACGTCGCCCTCGCGATGCACGACGTACCCTCGCGCCTCCCACCTGTCGCGCGCGACGTCGGCCGCCGCGAGGAACGCGTCGAGGTCCCGCGGCGAGCCCCACGCGACCGACGCCTCGGCCGCGAGCCGGGGCAGCAGCTGATACGTGACGTCGCCCCACGTCGGCAGCGTCTCGGTGAACAGGCACGTCTCGACCCCGACGATCCGCGCCGGGTCGATGCCCTCGAGCTCCTTCTCCGGCGACCAGTCGTAGGCCGTCCGCAGGTCGATCGTCCCCGCCCACCGCAGCCCGAGCACCTGACGGTCGTCATGCTTCATGTCGAGATACGCCTTGCGCGCGGGTGATGCGACGACCTCGAGGTCGAGCTCCTCGACCCGCTCGCCGATCGCAGAGGTGCTGCCGTCGTGCGTCCAGAACTGCAGGCGCGAACCCGCCGGCAGGTCCGCGACGTACGCGTCCTGCCACATCGTCAGCGCCTTGCCCGTGCTCGCGGCGAGCGCGCCCAGCCGCGTCACGTACGTCGCGTACTCCTCGCGCGAGAGCGTGTGCGCCTCGTCGCCGCCGAGGTGGATCCGGTCGCCGCGCGTGTGCTCGGCGACGGTCTCGACGATGTCGGTGACGAGGTCCCACGACGCCTCCGACGTGAGGTCCACCGAGCTGAAGCCCACGTCGATCCCGCGGTAGTGCTCGCGCGGCAGCCCGTCCGGGCTCGCCTCCGGATAGGCGACGAGCAGGGCGTTCGTGTGGCCGGGCAGGTCGATCTCCGGGACGACGGTCATGTGGCGGGCGGCCGCGTAGTCCTGGAGGTCCTCGTACTCGGCGAGCGTGAGGTAGCCGCCCTCGCCGCCCGAGACGTCGTTGCGCGATGCGACCTCCGCGAGCCGTGGCCGGTCCGGGATCTCGAGGCGCCAGCCCTGGTCGTCGGTGAGGTGCAGGTGGAGCTCGTTGAAGCGCAGCTCGGTCGCGAGGTCGACGAGGTCGCGGAGCTGCTCGGGCCCGTGGAAGTGGCGTGCGACGTCGATCATCACGGAACGCACGCGGTAGCGGGGGGAGTCGACGACCCGCCCGGCGGCCACGGTCCCGGCGGGGTCGATCATCTGTGCGAGCGCCGTCACGGCCCAGTACGCACCTGCGGGGCCGCCGGCGGCCAGGGTGAGTCCGTCCGTGCCGACGGTGAGCGTGTAGTCCTCGGGACCTGTCGCGTCCTGCGTGGCTGCCGCTGCCGTGCTCGCGGGGCCGTCGGGGAGCGTCGCCGCGAGCTCGTCGGCCAGCCGGGCGGCGTTCGGCGCCCAGGACCGCAGCGCGTCGGCGAGCGCGCCGACCTGCGAGGCGCCCGCGGGGAGCCGTTCGCCCGTGAGCTCGGCGGTCTGCGGCGCGGGCAGGAGCGTGTGCGCGACGCTCGCGGGCGCGGAGTCGTCGCGCAGGCTCCGCACGATGAGGAACCCCGTCGCGAGCGCGATCGCGACGATCGCCGCGACGAGGGCGACCGTGCGACGCTTCGCTCCGCGCCGGACCTGGGTGCTCTCGCTCGACGTCATGCGGCGATCGTGGCAGAGCGCCCGTCCGTGCGGAAGGGGTCGTTATGGCCGGGTCGGCACGCATGCGGACGACGACGGGGCCCGGACCGACGAGCGGTCCGGGCCCCGTCGGGCACGAGCGTCAGACGCCGCGGCGGTCGCCCGGGTGGTGGACGACCTCGCCGGCCGCCTCCCAGCGCGCGACGTGCACGGCGACGTCCTTCTCGAAGGCGTCGAAGTCGCGCGGCGAGCCCCACGCGACCGAGGCCTCGGCCGCGATGCGCGGCAGCAGCTGGTACGTCACGTCGCCCCAGTTCCGCACCGTCTCCGTCCACAGCGCGGTCTCGACGCCGACGACGCGCTCGGCGCGGACGCCCGGAAGCCCGGCGACCGGGTCCCAGTCGTAGGCGGTGCGCAGGTCGATGAGACCGGCCCAGTCCTGCCCGACGACCTGTTCGGCGTCGTGGAACATGTCGAGGTAGGCCTTGGGCGCGGGCGAGGAGACGACGCGGAGGTCGAGCTCCTCGACGCGGGCGGCGAGCATCTCGGTGTCGACCTTGTGCGTCCAGAACTGCAGCCACGAGCCGGTGGGCAGGTCGCCGTGGAGCGCCTCCTGCCACATCGTCAGGTGCTTGCCGACGGCAGCCCCGAGCGCGCCGAGACGCGTGACGTAGACCCCGTAGTCCTTCTCGTCGAGCGTGAGGCACTCGTCGCCGCCGAGGTGGATGCGGCTGCCGCGCGTGTGCTCGGCGACGGTCGTGACGATGTCGGTGACGAGGTCCCACGACGCGTCCGACGTGAGGTCGACCGTGCTGAAGCCGACCTTCGTACCCGTGTAGGGCTCGCGCGCCGCGCCGTCCTGCGAGGCCTCGGGGTAGGCGACGAGCAGGGCGTGCGTGTGCCCGGGAAGGTCGATCTCGGGGACGATCTCGACGTGCCGCGCGGCGGCGTGGTCCTGGAGAGCGACGTAGTCCTCGAGCGTGAGGTAGCCGCCGGGGCCGTCGGAGCAGTCGGTCGTCGCGCCGCGCTCGGTGAGCAGGGGGCGCGACGGGATCTCGAGCCGCCAGCCCTGGTCGTCCGTCAGGTGCAGGTGGAGGCTGTTGAACCGCAGCTCGGAGGCGATGTCGACGAGGCGGCGCAGGTGGTCGAGGCCGTAGAAGTGGCGCGCGATGTCCATCATCACGCCACGGTGCGGGTAGGCGGGGGCGTCCTCGATCTCGCCGAGGGCGACCGTGCCGGCGGCGGCGTCGATCGTCTGCGCGAGGACCGTGACGGCCCAGTACGCGCCCGCGGCGTCCGCCGCTGCGAGGGTGAGGGACTCTGCCGTGACGACGAGGCGTGAGCCCTCGGCGTCGAGCGACGGGTCGAGGGTCGCGGTGACGCTGCCCGCGGCGGGAGCGTCACCGAGGATCGCCGCGAGCTCGGCGGCGCGTCGCGCCGCGTGCGGCGCCCAGGTGCCGAGCGCTTCGGCCAGCGCCGTGATCTCGTCGGCCCCGACCGCGCGGAACGAGCCGGTCAGAACGTTTCGATGAGGTGCAGGAATGATGGCTGGAGTGTTGTTCACGGTGGGGGATCCTTCATCCGTTGCGACTTGGTAACGGAGGGGCTCGGGGGTTGACCAGAGATAGTAAGTAAGGTGTACTTACTTTCATGGCAAGGACGACATCGTCGCGAGACGCACGGCAGGCGAACCAGCGCGTCGCTGCGCCTGTGGGGAAGATTCTCCCCTCCGACACCCGCCTGCACCACCGTACCCTTGTTCTGCAGCATCTTGTCGACGAGGGCCCCCAGTCGCGCGCCGACCTCGCTCGGCTCACCAAGCTCGCACGCGTGACCATCTCCGACGTCGTCTCCGGCCTCATCGCGGACGAGCTCGTCATCGAGCTCGGCGTCCGCCCCGGCACCCACATGGGCAAGCCCGCGACGCTCGTCGGCGTCAACCCCACCGGCGCGTACATCGCCTGCCTCGACCTCTCCGGCGACCACGACCTCCGCGGCTCCGTCGTCGACCTCGAGGGCACCGTCGTCGTCACCCACGAGGTCGCGCTCGGTGACGACCGCGGGGACGACGCCGTCGACCGCACGGTCGAGCTCGCCCGCCGCCTGCTCCTCGACGCCCCCGGCCGCGTCCTCGGCCTCGGCGTCGGCACGCCGGGCATCGTCTCCGTCGACGGAGTCGTCCGCGACGCCCCCAACCTCCGCTGGGAGCGCCTCGCGCTCGGCCAGCACCTCCGCGACGCCCTGGGTGTCCCCGTCCACGTCGCGAACGACGCCGACAGCGCCGTCCTCGCCGAGGACACCTTCAGCAAGGGCGGCGGCACCGGCCTCCTCCTCGTCGAGATCGGACGCGGCGTCGGCGCCGGCATCCTCCTCGACGGCAACCTCCTCCGCGGCCCCTACGGCACCGCGGGCGAGATTGGTCACGTCACCGTCGTCCCCGACGGCGACCCCTGCACCTGCGGCCGCAACGGCTGCCTCGAGCCCCTCGTCGCCGCGCCGCGCCTCCGCGCCCGCATCGCGGGACTCACCGAGGCCCAGGCCGCCAGCGAGCTCTCCTCCGCCGGGCGTCAGCTCGGCACCGTCCTCGCACCCGTCGTGCAGGCTCTCGGCCTGCGTGACGTCGTGCTGTCCGGACCGTCCGAGCTTCTCGACGGTCCCTTCCGCCAGGCGACCGAGTCCACGGTCCTGGCACTCACCCGTCCCTTCGCCGACGAGCAGGTCACTGTTCGCATGTCGGCGCTGGGTCGCGACGGCGTCCTCCACGGCGCTGCCGCACTGGTCCTCGACGGCGAGCTCGGGCTCGCCTGACGGAACTGCGTTACCTGTCCACTCATCACCATGTCAGCGGTCGAGGCCGACCGCCGAAGGGATAGATCGATGAAGATCCACAAGATTGCAGCGCTCGGCGCGGTTGCCGCGCTCGCGCTCACGGCGTGCGCCACCGACAGCGGCTCCGGCGACAAGCCGACGACGGCTGCGCCGAAGCCGACCTCGACGGTCCCTGCCGCCGAGCGTTCCATCACGTTCTGGGTTGCCGGCACGGACACCAACGACGACATGCGCAAGTGGCTCGTCGACACGTTCAAGGAGAAGACGGGCGGTGCCACCCTCAAGATCGAGCAGATCGAGTGGAAGGAGCTCGTCCCGCGTCTCCAGACGGCTCTCCCCAACGCCGAGCAGACCCCCGACCTCGTCGAGATCGGCAACACGCAGGCCCCGACGTTCACGTCGGTCGGCGCGTTCGCTGACATCACCGGCCTCCTCGCGGACCTCGGTGGCGAGAAGGTCGGCCCGAAGTCGTTCGTCGACGCCGGCTCGTACGACGGCAAGCTCTACGCCGTCCCGTACTACTGGGGCTCGCGCTACGTCTTCTACAACACGGACGTCTTCGAGAAGGAGGGCGTCAAGGTTCCGACGACGCTCGCCGAGTTCAACGAGGCTGCGAAGAAGCTCCAGACCGCGGACCGCTCGGGCCTCTGGCTCCCGGGTCAGGACTGGCGCAACGGCCTCTTCTGGCTGTTCGCGAACGGTGGCGAGATCGCCAAGGTCGACGGTGGCAAGTGGGTCGGTGCGCTCTCGAGCCCCGAGTCGCAGAAGGCGCTCGCCGAGGTCCAGGACATCTACACCAACGGCACGCACGCGCCGAAGGACGGTCTGGACGAGGAGCCGTGGGTCCCGTTCAACGAGGGCGACTCCGCGATGTTCATCGCTCCGGGCTGGGCTCGCTGGTCCGTCAAGGAGGGCGTGAACTTCGCCCCGTTCGCTGTCCCCGGCGTCGAGGCGGGCACGTACGCGGCCGGTCTCGCCGGTGGCTCGAACCTCGCCATCTCGGCTCAGTCGAAGAACCAGGACCTCGCGACCGAGCTCCTCAAGCTCATCTACTCCGAGGACTTCCAGACCCAGCTCGCCAAGAACGGCATGGGCCCGGCCGTCTCCGAGTTCAACTCGCTCATGGGTGACGACGCCTTCGCCAAGGCCGCCATCGCCTCGGCCGAGAACTCCAAGCTGACCCCGGGCTCGCCCGGCTGGGCCTCCGTCGAGGCCGCCAAGCTCATGGAGGAGACCTTCGGAAAGATCGCCGCTGGCGGCGACATCGTTGCCATCGCCAAGGACGCCGACGCGCGTCTCGGCGAGATGCTCAACTGACGACAGCACCGTGACAGGGGCGCCGGCCGAGACCGGTCGGCGCCCCTGCCCCGTCCCGGGAAGATTGAAGTGTCCTCATGAGTGACGTTCTTGCGCGCGCCCCGCAGAGCCGGCGCGCACCAGCCGGGCGACGCCCGGCACCGACCGCGCGCGGTGCACGCCGTGCCACCGCGTTCGCGCCGTACCTGCTCGTCCTGCCCGTCATCGCCACGATGGCCATCGCCCTCGGCTATCCGCTCGTGCGCCAGCTCGTCATGTCCTTCCAGGAGTACGGCCTCGCCCAGCAGTTCGGCAAGGCGCCGGAGTGGGTCGGCCTCGACAACTACAAGGCGATCTTCGCCGACCCCGACGTCTGGGCCGTCATCATCCGGTCGCTGCTCTTCTGCGTCGCCGCCGCAGGACTCACCATGCTCGTCGGCATGGCGGTCGCCGTGCTCATGACGAAGCTCGTCAAGTGGCTCCGCGTCGTCGTCCAGTCGGTGCTCCTCGTCGCCTGGGCCATGCCCGTCATCGCCTCGATGACCATCTGGCAGTGGCTCTTCGACACGAACTACGGAGTCATCAACTGGCTCCTCGTGAAGATCGGCCTCGACCAGTTCAAGGGCCACTCCTGGCTCGTCGACCCGCTCTCGTTCCTCACGATCGCCGTCATCGTCGTCGTGTGGATGTCGGTTCCCTTCGTCGCCTTCTCCCTCAACGCCGCGCTCACCCAGGTGTCCGGCGAGCAGCTCGAGGCCGCGATGCTCGACGGCGCGAACTCCTGGGAGAGGTTCCTCCACATCAAGCTCCCGACGATCATGCCCGTCGTCATGGTCGTCTCCCTGCTCCAGGTCATCTGGGACCTGCGCGTCTTCGCGCAGATCTACTACCTGCAGCTGGCCGGCGGTGTCGCCAGCGAGACCAACCTCCTCGGCACTTACATCTACAACGTCGGCCTCGGCCAGGGAGACTTCGGTCGGGCAGCCGCCGTCGCGATCTTCATGCTCGTGCTGACGCTCGGTCTCACGTTCTTCTACGTCCGCAAGCTCGCGAAGGAGGTGTGACGTGCGCAAGGCAGTACTCCCCAACATCCTCGGCGGACTCGTCGCACTCGTCTGGGTGTTCCCCGTCTACTGGATGGTGAACTCCGCCCTCCTCCCCGCTGACAAGGTCCGCGGCAAGACCCCCACGTGGTTGCCCTTCGGCGGCGACTTCTCGTCCTTCGGACGCGTCTTCAACGACCGCTTCCTCAACTCGATGAAGCTCAGCCTCATCGTCACGCTCATCACGGTCGTCGTCGCGCTGCTCTTCGCGTTCCTCGCCGCCATCGCGGTGAGCCGCTTCAAGTGGCGCGGCCGCAAGGCGCTCGTCATCATCGTGCTCATCGTCCAGATGATCCCCGCCGAGGGCCTCTTCATCTCCCAGTACAAGATGCTCGAGGGCTGGGGCCTGCTCAACACCATGGTCGGGCTCTCGATCCTCTACATCGCCGCGGTCCTGCCGTTCACGGTGTGGATGCTCCGAGGCTTCGTCGAGGGCATCCCCGTCGACCTCGAGCACGCCGCCATGATCGACGGCTGCAGCCGCACCAAGGCGTTCTTCATCGTGACGTTCCCGCTGCTCGCTCCGGGCCTCGTAGCGTCGGGCGTCTACGCCTTCCTCCAGGCGTGGAACGAGTTCACGCTCGCCACCGTCATCATGAGCCCGTCCAACCGGACGGTCCCGCTCTGGCTCCAGGGCCTCACCTCGGCGAGCAACGCCGCCATCGACTGGCCCGGCGTCATGGCCGGCGCAATCATGGTCGCCATCCCCGTCATCGTCTTCTTCCTGTTCGTCCAGAACAAGATGACGGACGGTATGGTGTCCGGCGCCGTCAAGGGCTGACAGCAGCATCCCCGCGGGTACGCCCGGCGCGCTGCGCCGGGCG encodes:
- a CDS encoding ROK family protein, yielding MTISDVVSGLIADELVIELGVRPGTHMGKPATLVGVNPTGAYIACLDLSGDHDLRGSVVDLEGTVVVTHEVALGDDRGDDAVDRTVELARRLLLDAPGRVLGLGVGTPGIVSVDGVVRDAPNLRWERLALGQHLRDALGVPVHVANDADSAVLAEDTFSKGGGTGLLLVEIGRGVGAGILLDGNLLRGPYGTAGEIGHVTVVPDGDPCTCGRNGCLEPLVAAPRLRARIAGLTEAQAASELSSAGRQLGTVLAPVVQALGLRDVVLSGPSELLDGPFRQATESTVLALTRPFADEQVTVRMSALGRDGVLHGAAALVLDGELGLA
- a CDS encoding family 20 glycosylhydrolase codes for the protein MTSSESTQVRRGAKRRTVALVAAIVAIALATGFLIVRSLRDDSAPASVAHTLLPAPQTAELTGERLPAGASQVGALADALRSWAPNAARLADELAATLPDGPASTAAAATQDATGPEDYTLTVGTDGLTLAAGGPAGAYWAVTALAQMIDPAGTVAAGRVVDSPRYRVRSVMIDVARHFHGPEQLRDLVDLATELRFNELHLHLTDDQGWRLEIPDRPRLAEVASRNDVSGGEGGYLTLAEYEDLQDYAAARHMTVVPEIDLPGHTNALLVAYPEASPDGLPREHYRGIDVGFSSVDLTSEASWDLVTDIVETVAEHTRGDRIHLGGDEAHTLSREEYATYVTRLGALAASTGKALTMWQDAYVADLPAGSRLQFWTHDGSTSAIGERVEELDLEVVASPARKAYLDMKHDDRQVLGLRWAGTIDLRTAYDWSPEKELEGIDPARIVGVETCLFTETLPTWGDVTYQLLPRLAAEASVAWGSPRDLDAFLAAADVARDRWEARGYVVHREGDVRGR
- a CDS encoding carbohydrate ABC transporter permease codes for the protein MRKAVLPNILGGLVALVWVFPVYWMVNSALLPADKVRGKTPTWLPFGGDFSSFGRVFNDRFLNSMKLSLIVTLITVVVALLFAFLAAIAVSRFKWRGRKALVIIVLIVQMIPAEGLFISQYKMLEGWGLLNTMVGLSILYIAAVLPFTVWMLRGFVEGIPVDLEHAAMIDGCSRTKAFFIVTFPLLAPGLVASGVYAFLQAWNEFTLATVIMSPSNRTVPLWLQGLTSASNAAIDWPGVMAGAIMVAIPVIVFFLFVQNKMTDGMVSGAVKG
- a CDS encoding carbohydrate ABC transporter permease, encoding MSDVLARAPQSRRAPAGRRPAPTARGARRATAFAPYLLVLPVIATMAIALGYPLVRQLVMSFQEYGLAQQFGKAPEWVGLDNYKAIFADPDVWAVIIRSLLFCVAAAGLTMLVGMAVAVLMTKLVKWLRVVVQSVLLVAWAMPVIASMTIWQWLFDTNYGVINWLLVKIGLDQFKGHSWLVDPLSFLTIAVIVVVWMSVPFVAFSLNAALTQVSGEQLEAAMLDGANSWERFLHIKLPTIMPVVMVVSLLQVIWDLRVFAQIYYLQLAGGVASETNLLGTYIYNVGLGQGDFGRAAAVAIFMLVLTLGLTFFYVRKLAKEV
- a CDS encoding family 20 glycosylhydrolase produces the protein MNNTPAIIPAPHRNVLTGSFRAVGADEITALAEALGTWAPHAARRAAELAAILGDAPAAGSVTATLDPSLDAEGSRLVVTAESLTLAAADAAGAYWAVTVLAQTIDAAAGTVALGEIEDAPAYPHRGVMMDIARHFYGLDHLRRLVDIASELRFNSLHLHLTDDQGWRLEIPSRPLLTERGATTDCSDGPGGYLTLEDYVALQDHAAARHVEIVPEIDLPGHTHALLVAYPEASQDGAAREPYTGTKVGFSTVDLTSDASWDLVTDIVTTVAEHTRGSRIHLGGDECLTLDEKDYGVYVTRLGALGAAVGKHLTMWQEALHGDLPTGSWLQFWTHKVDTEMLAARVEELDLRVVSSPAPKAYLDMFHDAEQVVGQDWAGLIDLRTAYDWDPVAGLPGVRAERVVGVETALWTETVRNWGDVTYQLLPRIAAEASVAWGSPRDFDAFEKDVAVHVARWEAAGEVVHHPGDRRGV
- a CDS encoding extracellular solute-binding protein, whose amino-acid sequence is MKIHKIAALGAVAALALTACATDSGSGDKPTTAAPKPTSTVPAAERSITFWVAGTDTNDDMRKWLVDTFKEKTGGATLKIEQIEWKELVPRLQTALPNAEQTPDLVEIGNTQAPTFTSVGAFADITGLLADLGGEKVGPKSFVDAGSYDGKLYAVPYYWGSRYVFYNTDVFEKEGVKVPTTLAEFNEAAKKLQTADRSGLWLPGQDWRNGLFWLFANGGEIAKVDGGKWVGALSSPESQKALAEVQDIYTNGTHAPKDGLDEEPWVPFNEGDSAMFIAPGWARWSVKEGVNFAPFAVPGVEAGTYAAGLAGGSNLAISAQSKNQDLATELLKLIYSEDFQTQLAKNGMGPAVSEFNSLMGDDAFAKAAIASAENSKLTPGSPGWASVEAAKLMEETFGKIAAGGDIVAIAKDADARLGEMLN
- a CDS encoding PH domain-containing protein, translating into MSIDRSLGDDERVILQTRPHVKKVFVPFLVLLLAAGGVVAALLLLPDNDAKTWLMAAIGVVALVVIVVWTVVPYLQWRTTSYTFTTRRLITRTGIITKTGRDIPLFRINDFTYERDLLDQMLGCGTIVVSDATEKAGVLLYDVPRVAEVKKQLSELLFQADDGSDDGEFPPTDPRNRRRR